The following are encoded together in the Girardinichthys multiradiatus isolate DD_20200921_A chromosome X, DD_fGirMul_XY1, whole genome shotgun sequence genome:
- the LOC124862183 gene encoding 1-phosphatidylinositol 4,5-bisphosphate phosphodiesterase delta-3-A-like — MLGSGNKSATPGHKGQRGAAAGRTTDPIRRLGILDNEDIRVMMQGCSMVKVRSLRWQKSRSMRLLEDGLTVWCETTKSSRKGKSQQTFAVTEVDCVREGCQSDALKRLSGTVPDDQCFTVIFKGSKKSLDLMCPSAEEAQRWVRGLRFLKERVTCMTQKEKLDHWIRGYLKRADENQDGNMTYDEVKGLLQMINIDLNEQHTRCLFKRCDKSCDGRLDHNEIEEFCRELMRRPELDAVFRHYSSNGSVLSIAELRDFLGDQGEDASLNHAQNLILTYELNERAQKKSFMTHDGFTMYMLSMENDVFNPDHCRIYQDMTRPLAHYFISSSHNTYLTKDQITSTSSTEPYIRALNQGCRCVELDCWDGDKGEPTIYHGHTLTSKIPFKEVIETINQYAFKASPYPLILSFENHCSVEQQAVMAKHLHTILGKKLLTKPLSDLPLKELPSPEELRGRILVKGRRHISHLGQLEKNGSFTSFFSSSEAEQASINKNTPKSDPARVCSKLSPELSELVVYCKSVSFRGFESASNVHPDEMSSFSENEAIRLIKDSGKLFVRHNSRQLSRIYPSGQRLQSSNFDPQEMWNCGCHMVALNFQTPGEQMDLNQGRFLPNGRCGYILKPTFMCNPTSNFDPENTGGGPGHTPTQLTIRIISAQQLPKINTEKASSIVDPQVLVEIHGVDIDKARKKTHHIDNNGFNPKWDCTLSFQLQVPELALVRFVVEDHGHAAKNDFVGQFTLPFTSLRTGYRHVHLLKADGSSLSPATLFIHVKVIHKGAPVKSVAERMAMAKGKV; from the exons ATGTTAGGCAGCGGCAACAAGTCAGCGACCCCCGGTCATAAGGGGCAGAGGGGGGCAGCGGCTGGGAGGACCACGGACCCCATTAGGAGGCTCG GGATTTTGGACAATGAGGACATCCGTGTGATGATGCAAGGCTGCAGCATGGTGAAAGTCCGCTCTCTGAGGTGGCAGAAGAGCCGGAGCATGCGGCTGCTGGAGGACGGGCTCACCGTGTGGTGTGAGACAACAAAAAGCTCCCGCAAAGGCAAATCCCAGCAGACAT TTGCAGTGACAGAGGTGGACTGTGTGCGCGAAGGCTGCCAGTCGGATGCTCTAAAGCGACTGTCCGGGACGGTGCCGGACGACCAGTGCTTCACAGTGATCTTCAAGGGATCCAAGAAAAGCCTGGACCTGATGTGCCCCTCAGCTGAAGAGGCGCAGCGCTGGGTGCGAGGCCTCCGCTTCTTAAAGGAGCGTGTCACCTGcatgacacagaaggaaaaGCTCGACCA TTGGATTCGAGGCTACCTGAAGCGGGCAGATGAAAACCAGGATGGCAACATGACCTACGACGAGGTCAAAGGGCTGCTGCAGATGATCAATATTGACCTGAATGAGCAGCACACTCGTTGTTTATTCAAG CGCTGTGACAAATCCTGCGACGGCCGCCTGGATCACAATGAGATCGAAGAGTTTTGCAGGGAGCTCATGCGACGACCCGAGCTGGATGCCGTGTTCAGACACTACTCCAGCAACGGTTCTGTGCTTTCTATTGCGGAGCTGCGTGACTTCCTGGGAGACCAGGGAGAAGACGCCTCACTGAATCATGCTCAAAATCTCATACTCACCTATGAGCTCAATGAAAGAG CTCAAAAGAAGTCTTTCATGACGCACGATGGTTTCACAATGTACATGCTGTCTATGGAAAACGACGTCTTTAACCCAGATCACTGCCGGATCTACCAGGACATGACCCGCCCCCTGGCCCACTACTTCATTTCCTCGTCGCACAACACCTACCTCACCAAGGACCAGATCACCAGCACCAGCAGCACCGAGCCTTACATCCG GGCTCTGAATCAGGGCTGCCGCTGTGTGGAGCTGGATTGCTGGGATGGAGATAAAGGTGAGCCCACCATTTACCATGGCCACACCTTAACCTCCAAAATTCCCTTTAAGGAGGTCATTGAAACCATCAACCAGTACGCCTTTAAG GCATCCCCGTACCCTCTTATCCTGTCCTTCGAGAACCACTGTTCTGTGGAGCAGCAGGCTGTCATGGCCAAACACCTTCACACCATTCTGGGAAAGAAACTGCTCACCAAACCTCTCAGCGACCTGCCATTAAAAGAGCTGCCTTCGCCTGAA GAGCTCAGGGGGCGTATCCTGGTGAAGGGGCGGAGGCACATTTCTCACCTTGGTCAGCTGGAAAAGAATGGGAGCTTCACCAGCTTCTTCTCAAGCTCTGAAGCCGAACAAGCGAGCATTAACAAGAATACACCCAAGAGTGACCCTGCAAGG GTCTGTTCCAAACTGAGCCCTGAGCTGTCGGAGCTGGTAGTGTACTGCAAGAGCGTCTCCTTCCGTGGGTTTGAAAGTGCATCTAACGTACATCCAGATGAAATGTcttctttttctgaaaatgaAGCGATCAGGCTCATCAAAGACTCTG GGAAGCTTTTTGTACGGCACAATAGCAGGCAGCTGAGCCGGATCTACCCCTCTGGCCAGCGTCTCCAGTCATCCAACTTTGATCCTCAGGAAATGTGGAATTGCGGCTGCCACATGG TGGCTCTGAACTTCCAGACTCCTGGGGAGCAGATGGACCTGAACCAGGGTCGCTTTCTCCCCAATGGTCGCTGTGGTTATATTCTAAAACCCACCTTTATGTGCAACCCAACATCCAACTTTGACCCTGAGAACACAGGCGGAGGCCCCGGCCACACCCCCACCCAGCTCACCATACGG atcaTATCTGCTCAACAACtgccaaaaataaacacagagaaagcCAGCTCGATCGTGGACCCACAGGTGCTGGTTGAAATCCATGGAGTGGATATAGATAAGGCGAGGAAAAAAACCCACCACATTGACAATAATG GTTTCAACCCAAAATGGGACTGCACTCTGAGTTTCCAGCTGCAGGTTCCTGAACTGGCTCTGGTGCGCTTTGTTGTGGAAGATCACGGCCACGCTGCCAAAAATGACTTTGTGGGACAGTTCACGTTGCCCTTCACAAGCCTCCGCACAG gATATCGTCATGTTCACCTACTGAAGGCAGATGGTTCCAGTTTGTCCCCAGCCACTCTCTTCATCCATGTAAAAGTAATACACAAAGGAGCTCCTGTCAAGAGTGTGGCAGAGCGTATGGCCATGGCGAAAGGCAAAGTGTGA
- the LOC124863590 gene encoding glycylpeptide N-tetradecanoyltransferase 1-like, translated as MADENETAPIPEKEDVEDHGHCSDCENEEHHLDDGDRADDTGAKKKKKKQKKKKKAGATEVAPDPLAKVNSLPADKLQEIQKAIELFSVGQGPAKTMEEASRRSYQFWDTQPVPKLGETVTSHGSIEPDKDHIREEPYSLPQGFSWDTLDLGNPAVLKELYTLLNENYVEDDDNMFRFDYSPEFLLWALRPPGWLPQWHCGVRVNSNQKLVGFISAIPATIRIYDIEKKMVEINFLCVHKKLRAKRVAPVLIREITRRVNLQGIFQAVYTAGVVLPKPVGTCRYWHRSLNPRKLIEVKFSHLSRNMTMQRTMKLYRLPESPKTSGLRPMTKKDVPVVHRLLREYLSQFNLVPAMNEEEVEHWLLPQETIIDTYVVENEGKVTDFLSFYTLPSTIMNHPVHRSLKAAYSFYNVHTSTPLLDLMSDALILAKSKGFDVFNALDLMENKTFLEKLKFGIGDGNLQYYLYNWKCPSMGAEKVGLVLQ; from the exons ATGGCGGATGAGAATGAGACAGCACCGATCCCGGAGAAAGAAGATGTAGAGGACCACGGACACTGTAGCGACTGTGAAAATGAAGAGCACCACTTGGACGACGG TGACCGGGCTGATGACACTGgtgccaagaagaagaaaaagaaacagaaaaagaagaagaaagctgGTGCCACAGAAGTAGCTCCAGATCCTCTTGCCAAG GTGAATTCACTGCCAGCTGATAAGCTACAGGAGATTCAAAAGGCCATCGAACTGTTTTCCGTTGGCCAAGGTCCAGCCAAAACCATGGAGGAGGCCAGTCGGAGGAGTTATCAGTTTTGGGACACGCAACCTGTTCCCAAGCTTG gGGAGACTGTAACATCACACGGCTCTATCGAACCTGATAAAGACCACATTAGAGAAGAGCCGTACAGCCTCCCTCAGGGCTTCAGCTGGGACACCCTCGACCTGGGGAACCCTGCTGTG CTTAAGGAGCTCTACACCCTCCTCAACGAGAACTACGTGGAAGACGATGACAACATGTTCAGATTTGACTACTCCCCTGAGTTCTTGCTCTG GGCCTTACGACCTCCAGGTTGGCTGCCTCAGTGGCATTGTGGAGTTCGAGTGAACTCCAATCAGAAGCTGGTTGGATTTATCAGTGCGATTCCAGCCACCATCCGCATATATGACAT agaaaagaaaatggtaGAGATCAATTTCTTGTGCGTCCACAAGAAACTGCGAGCTAAACGGGTCGCTCCAGTTCTGATCCGAGAGATCACCAGACGGGTCAACCTTCAGGGTATTTTCCAGGCGGTGTACACTGCCGGAGTGGTACTGCCCAAACCTGTGGGAACTTGCAG GTACTGGCATCGCTCTTTGAACCCCAGAAAACTAATCGAAGTGAAGTTCTCCCATCTGAGCAGGAACATGACTATGCAGCGCACCATGAAGTTGTACCGTTTGCCTGAG TCCCCAAAGACTTCTGGTCTGCGACCAATGACCAAGAAGGATGTGCCAGTGGTGCATCGCCTCCTCCGAGAATACCTTAGCCAGTTCAACCTGGTTCCTGCCATGAacgaggaggaggtggagcacTGGTTGCTCCCGCAGGAGACCATTATTGACACATATGTGGTGGAG AACGAAGGCAAAGTGACAGATTTCCTGAGTTTCTACACACTGCCTTCCACCATAATGAATCACCCTGTACATCGCAGTCTTAAAGCAGCGTACTCCTTCTACAATGTGCACACCAGCACACCACTGCTGGACCTGATGTCTGATGCTCTCATTCTGGCGAAATCG AAAGGCTTCGATGTCTTTAATGCACTGGATCTAATGGAAAACAAGACTTTCTTGGAGAAGCTTAAGTTTGGCATTGGGGATGGGAATCTACAGTATTATCTGTACAATTGGAAGTGTCCCAGCATGGGAGcagaaaag